GAGATTATAGACGGAAAGGCGCTCGCCCGGGAGCTCCGAGAGGGGCTCAAGGCCGAATGCGCGGAACTCAAGGAAAAAGGGGTCACTCCCGGCCTTGCCGTGGTGCTCGTCGGAGAGGACCCGGCCTCGCAGGTCTACGTGAGGAATAAGGAGAAGGCCTGCGCGGAGGTGGGGATAGCCTCCTTCCCGCACAGGCTCCCGGCCGAGACCGCCGAGGACGAGCTTCTCGGTCTTATCAGGAGGCTTAACGAGGACGACTCCGTACACGGCATACTCGTCCAGTTGCCGCTTCCCGGCCGCCTCGGCGAGGGCGAAAAGGAGGTAATCGAGAGCATCTCGCCGGAAAAGGACGTGGACGGCTTCCACCCCTATAACGTCGGGAGGGTCGTCCTCGGGGACCCGGTCTTCGAGCCGTGCACCCCGGCCGGTATAA
The Thermodesulfobacteriota bacterium DNA segment above includes these coding regions:
- a CDS encoding tetrahydrofolate dehydrogenase/cyclohydrolase catalytic domain-containing protein, whose amino-acid sequence is MAEIIDGKALARELREGLKAECAELKEKGVTPGLAVVLVGEDPASQVYVRNKEKACAEVGIASFPHRLPAETAEDELLGLIRRLNEDDSVHGILVQLPLPGRLGEGEKEVIESISPEKDVDGFHPYNVGRVVLGDPVFEPCTPAGIMKLLDSTGLELKGMDAVVVGRSNIVGKPVALMLL